gttttctttgaagtaTTATAGACAGATagcgagggtaaagtaataggcacacagaTATATGTTAGATCATTATAGGTAGCAGCTTTCATCGACGGCCGGGGTCCGATAGCAAGATTCGTATTAGGATTCAAGTGTCTGCTATGTGAAAGCAAAAACTAAACGGAAGGACATAGAAGGACGGTGAAGGACAAAGAAGGCCACAGAAAATCCAATGAAGTGGTGAAACATTGTAGGTTCTGTACGTATTTAGGCGAATGACAGCATTTTCAGTGCAGGATAATATGTATAGAGTAGTATTATCACCCTTTTctgttatgaaaatattgtctttCACCATATTCAACTCTAATAACATTGTCCTTCGCGTCCTTCATGGTATTCTGCACTGATAGCATTGTCCTTCGCCCAATTATATTGTGAACATGCTGTCCTTCACCCATTCTGTAGTGAAATACTGTCCTTTCCCTACAGTGTCCTCCACCATATTCTGCACTAATAACATTGTCCTTCGCCCTATTTTGCAGAGAATATATAGCCTTCACCCCATTATGTAGTGAAAATGCTGGCCTACCACCCATTTTGTACGGATAGCACAGTCCATCACCCTATTCTTGAAAGGTTACGCTATGCTTCACTCAATTCTGGACTGAAAATGCCGTTCTCGTCCTTTCTGTATTCTGAAATACAGTTCTTCGAAGTCCTTCATGTCCTTCGTTTTAGTCTTACCTTGCGTGAATCTgatatcaataaagtttgctACTGGTATCTCACCTTGGTTTTCGTTTGAATCTTGCAGAGAATGAGCAGACTTCGATTAGAGTATATTTTCTTACTCATGGTTCTGCAGTTTATCAGGCTGACATCGTCGACTTTCGATGCGTCTTGTCAAAAACAATACAGTGGTGAACATGAAACATCGACAGAAAACGAGGTAGGAATGGTAACTTGTGGAGAAATCATTGCAACTTCGTCGGCCAAGCGTGTTTCTTCGAGGCAGAGACCCTCTCTTGAAACATCTCGACGTGGAGCACAGGATATTGCATGCAATATTCGTCATGAAGTTATGACCAATATATGTCATGTATTCAACATTTCTTAATTATACAAGCCTTGCCTGTGTCTTGTGTTTGCTTATTACTTTAACCTCGCTATATACATGTGTATAAtacttcaaagaaaacagtctacagtgtatatatgtttattatcctccctaatcccctcattaatttgttctagCGATCACCAAAGCAGGGGCTTATTGTCccgaccaaataactcgttagcagctgaTAAGGGTGAAAGGTAGCTTAATAGCTAATAACTAGTTATTTGGTCAGAGCGGTAGGCCTACGCGTTGGTGATCggtagaacaaattaatgaaggggattggGGAGGGCAATCAACAGATATGCACTGTTGCACTTTGAAACACCAGGTAGCTAgagtaaagtaataggcacacacacGACGCAGGTAAGGTTTGTATAATAAAAAAGTTTCATACATTTACATTTATCGATCGAGatagacgaatattgcttgcaATACCCTCTGCGTGGAGCTAATTACTTAGTGGTTTGGTCTTTGCACAGAAGGTGGGTATAAAACGATGGCTGagagtttttttcaaaattcaaattcaatacATGAAAACGAGGCACGACAAGCGCCATCTGGGTCGGATATTTATGATGGCTAGTTTTTCTTATCTGTTTTGAGTTCTTCACCGAAGATTGCTTTCTCATTTCATATTTTCGATCTCGATCATTTGTTTGTAATCTGAACCGTGAAAGGCATTAATCTGGCGACCACATAATTACAGTAGCATGGTTATTTTTTGATCATATGATAACAAAAGCGCAGGATTTTATAACGGGTAAAATACTTCCTTTTAGTCAATATTACGATCTTATTGGAAGACAAGTGCTAGCAATATGACCAGCCATCGTAACCCTAACGGAAAAAATAGTGAGTATTTTTTCACTTGACTATTTTGAcctaatattatatatatttagacCTATTATTTAGAAAAGTAAGGTTTCATAGAGCTTGTTCTTAAATAGATAATATTACAATAGCAAAATCACTGCTTTAATCAAGTCTTATCGGGATGTTCTTGttatgagaaaaatgaaaatgagagTAAAAGAGCGCCTGTCTTATTGAAATTTGGCCGATGTATCTTCATTCTATTTTCTATATGTCGTGCAGAACATAACCTTGATTGAAGTGAGGAGCGTTGTAAAAATCCCTGTGGAGCAACTGCAAAACCCTGAAACAAGCAACCTGACGGACTACGTACTCTTCCCTTCGAGCAACTGTAAGTATTTCCGGTGTATTATTGATACACCGATCTCGAATCTCGCGAGTGCGTAGTGTCATTGGAGATGGAGGACCGGAAGTACGACAAAAGAATGAACGACGCCCATGCCATGCTGCGACACACAACGAACGTATTTTCTGAtttaaaaaaacaccaaaatatcTGAGAAGCAAATCTCATTGCACATAAAACCTAACCAGGCAATTTGTGAATCTTTACGAAATAAGGAGACACGATAACGTAGATATTGTAACACGACTGAATAATTGGATATCGTATTAATGTTGatttaatcagcaaatgtaagctcatctacttttctctttttttgcaatacatttgtttttatggataatttgtaaaatttcgaTTTTAAGCTACATGACACtgaacaattttgataaatttgaactgtAATAAGATAAAATTCtcccaaatcagttccaatcgtgttttgtgTAGCTCTTTTCGGTCAATGCAGCCATAAGTATAAGACAATCCTACAAGGTGATCCTAGTCTTAGATCAGTCACGTGTGGCTTCTGTTTTCATGAAtaacaaaattaatgataatTGAGAAGTGTGACAGATACTGACTGAACGTACCACAGAAATGACTGAACTTCCTCTGATGTGTGTAAGGTAACACACTTTTGTATTGTCACTAAAATACccgattttgttttgaaatccaACCTTGCCTAAGCCTACCGGTCCTTTGTTGTTTTTCATCGTTGCTAGGCAGTTTACATTTGTACATTTGGGTACACATCATCACCACATTCTTCTTTCGTCACCCTGGAAATCTGACCATGACGTGTAAATCGCAAACAACCGATTTCGACCAAGACGACAAGATGTCCTTCGAAACGTCCATTCAAGGCGGGGATGACATGCTTGTTGATGCCAACATAATTCGGGCCGGTACGAAAGACGCACAAGGTATGTCAGTTTGAGGGGTATGGTGGACTGCCGAAAACAGTCTCGCCTCCATGGCTCCATTGCAGCACACATGTTAGCAAACCTACAGACGTAATTTCTTTCATCAACTGGTAGATGACGAATACAAATGAGGATACACAAACCAAACTGGACATTTTTGTGTACTTTTGCCAACTCCATTTTTCGGATATCcattttttcattataattCACTAGTTGTAACTCATTTAAATTTAAGATTTTTTCGATACCAATTTTCCTACTTTGACCAGACTCTTCGTTCAAGTACAAGAAGTCAGGTCTGCAAGTTCATTGATTAACTGCAGGGGTACTTCTTCCGCCCATAGTGATTTGACGAGAAGAGCAAAGTGCAACACGATTATCGttcctatgtatgtatgtatgtatgtatgtatgtatgtatgtatgtatgtatgtatgtatgtatgtatgtatgtatgtatgtatgtatgtatgtatgtatgtatgtatgtatgtatgtgtgtgtgtgtgagtgtgcacatcaatccatccatccatccatccatccatccatccatccatccatccatccatacatacatacatacatatatacatacatacatacacacacacatattttgtgtgtgcgcgcgcgcgtttgtgtgtgtgtgtgtcacagTGTGTGTTAACAAAAGCACAAGTTGTTAATAGTGAACCAAGAAGTACTAAATACTGAGCTCTTATACGCATTAGCACGTAAACACATATACTTGTCAAACACTCAGGAATGCAAAGTGCAGCGAGGGTTTTGGGTGCACGTCAAATATATGAAGCGATGTGTCATTACCGACCGTTTTATTCTTTCGCTGTCAGGTTCTCAAGAAGTATCCAAAGCAATGCATCCTTTGCCAAGTTCTTGGTACTCGATGGGCGGAGCAATTTATCACATGTTTTTCCCTAACTTCAAGGCTGAACCTCAAGTTCAGCTTCAATGCCTCATCTACTATTCCACGATTGGTGTAGAGACTAACATGTACTCGCCCGTCGTAACCTTATTCCCAAAAGGTAATGCCTGCAATGAGTTTTGAATAATCTAAAAATCGAAATTGTCACGGTTTCCTATATTTCATCCCTTGTCTTTGCCCAAATATCATATTTACTTTCATGTCAAGTATTTCTGGTACATCCATTACAAGGGCGCCCATTTTCTTTCGTTCAATACGCTTTGCCGAAACGACGTCAGAAACTGCGTTAGTAGCCATGTAAAGTCCCCATGCAGCGACAAGGAGCGTTGTCTCTATTTGTGAAATAACAATAGACTTGAATTCAAACAGACTGCAAGTTATCGTCATTTTGTCATTCTTATTGTACGTGTACTGATATCCGCAGGATGTATATTGTGTATACTAGTCATGAAGCTCCAGCAAAAAGTAGGGGAAGATCATTTATTGAGCATTCTAGAAATAAGTTTGTCACATTCAAAAGTAAACAGGGTCGGGTAGGCAGGCAACCTTTGGAGGAGCACACAGTATTAGCCCAGACCGAGATATGTACGCGTACACGGCTTGTCTTTCTTTAATTGTTAAAGCAATGTCACAGTTTATACTTACACCCTGTAACAGCACAGTCACGGTGACAGACAGTGTAGATGCCAACGTGTCCAGTGGGTGAATTGCCCTGTGGGAATCCCTTTGTCACATCTAATTCTCAGTCAGTGCAAACATGAGAAGAATTTTCTTCACAAAGCTGGTTTTCTTAGAACAAAAAATAAGGAATTTTACAAGGGTGTCGAACTAACTCCGTCATTTTCCAAGAATGCTTGTATAAAAATGTCGCTTGCACTTCTTTGATTAGGGaatgttgatttacataaatcTTACGATTTCTCTTAGTTTTTCGATAAATTGTGATGCTTGGCGAAAAAATGAAAGgatgttttcataatttgaaagtGACTGTCATAATCACATAAATTTAATACAAGAACTAGAATTTTCCCTCATTCGAAATAAATGCCACGTCGTTCTCTGTTGAAGGCTGTCCCCCGGATAGATTTGGCGGGAAATGTGAGAACACCTGCCACTGTCAAAATGGCGCTTCGTGTCATAGTTTCAATGGCGATTGCCTTTGCGCCAAAGGTTGGAGTGGCGTAAACTGCACAGACGGTAAGTTTTCTGGTTTAGCACTCATACCCTAGCGTAGCTCGTATATCACGTGTAacatcatacatgtatctcACTTTTAGTACTTATAATCTATTATTTACGGAGGACATAGCTTTGTAAACCAGTAGCTTATGCATCCAGCATACATAATCTTCGGCACAAGAGCCATACAGCGTGG
This DNA window, taken from Ptychodera flava strain L36383 chromosome 4, AS_Pfla_20210202, whole genome shotgun sequence, encodes the following:
- the LOC139130979 gene encoding uncharacterized protein; the protein is MSRLRLEYIFLLMVLQFIRLTSSTFDASCQKQYSGEHETSTENENITLIEVRSVVKIPVEQLQNPETSNLTDYVLFPSSNCSLHLYIWVHIITTFFFRHPGNLTMTCKSQTTDFDQDDKMSFETSIQGGDDMLVDANIIRAGTKDAQGMSV